In one Bacillus sp. PK3_68 genomic region, the following are encoded:
- the csaB gene encoding polysaccharide pyruvyl transferase CsaB, which yields MKVVISGFYGLGNTGDEAILEAIVDNLRNEIKDIDITVFSLSPEQTAKEHNVKTVYRGWRHDNKGKIRALRQADLLISGGGGLLQDTYPTKFLFGPLPYYLLIAFLAKLCGAKVMFFSQGIGPVTSTWGKILMKVFANRADFVTVRDQYSKDYLHNLGVKRPETVVTADIVFAFQKKPDDSCLKSLSLKGHEKLVAVSTRPWFEHDDYYGKLAEVLDELIATEGITPVFVPMEGHHDVDASKRVMQMMTRADDCFLLGGDFTPNQYLNFIGECEMTIGLRLHSLIFSALSHVPHIGISYDKKVESLLKRSGMWEYSFPLEAFDPAKMKENARYVLANRSELSKVVAGNAAEMRREALENIELLKKKFM from the coding sequence TTGAAGGTTGTGATTTCGGGATTTTATGGATTAGGCAATACCGGTGATGAAGCGATCCTGGAAGCGATTGTAGATAATTTACGAAATGAGATAAAAGACATAGATATTACTGTGTTTTCCTTGTCGCCGGAGCAGACGGCAAAAGAGCACAATGTCAAGACCGTCTACCGCGGCTGGCGCCATGATAACAAAGGAAAAATCCGGGCGCTGCGGCAAGCGGATCTATTGATCAGCGGCGGCGGCGGCTTGCTGCAGGATACATATCCGACGAAGTTTTTGTTCGGCCCGCTTCCTTATTATTTGCTTATCGCTTTTTTAGCAAAGCTGTGCGGAGCGAAGGTCATGTTCTTTTCACAGGGCATTGGACCCGTCACTTCGACATGGGGCAAAATTCTAATGAAAGTGTTCGCCAACCGTGCTGATTTCGTGACAGTGCGCGACCAGTACTCCAAAGATTACTTGCATAACCTCGGCGTGAAGCGGCCGGAAACGGTTGTAACAGCGGATATCGTTTTTGCTTTCCAAAAGAAGCCGGACGATTCTTGCTTGAAGAGCCTGTCGCTGAAGGGCCATGAAAAGCTTGTAGCCGTATCGACACGGCCTTGGTTTGAACACGATGATTATTATGGCAAGCTCGCTGAAGTGCTAGATGAACTCATTGCGACAGAAGGCATCACCCCGGTATTCGTGCCGATGGAAGGCCACCATGATGTGGATGCGTCCAAGCGCGTCATGCAGATGATGACACGGGCGGATGACTGCTTCCTGCTCGGCGGGGACTTTACGCCGAACCAGTATTTGAATTTTATCGGCGAATGCGAAATGACGATTGGCCTGCGCCTGCATTCCTTGATCTTCTCGGCGCTTTCCCATGTGCCTCATATCGGCATCAGCTATGATAAAAAAGTGGAAAGCCTCTTAAAGCGCTCCGGCATGTGGGAATATTCTTTCCCTTTAGAAGCATTTGATCCGGCAAAAATGAAAGAAAATGCCCGTTACGTGCTTGCCAATCGCAGTGAGCTCAGTAAAGTGGTGGCCGGCAATGCAGCTGAAATGCGCAGAGAGGCCTTGGAAAATATCGAACTATTAAAGAAAAAATTTATGTGA
- a CDS encoding glycosyltransferase family 4 protein has translation MKILLATVYHYPHTGGLSVHVATLKAGLEARGHEVDILSFSDIPEFEQKAKVRGPGFLMNKLSKGKGFVYGLKARKKMLQKLMEQVKHKNYDIVNAQEVYATFAALDAGLPVVSTVHGYLTYEALSAGNILKGSPEERFLMEEEVKAYRSTRAIITVDTRIKEYVEREAGVTGTAIRNFINVDDFRPDTENKAAYRKKHGVSDDAPVFFVPRRLTKKNGVIYPILSLPAVLEKYPNAQLIYAGTGEAMDEMKRLIAERKIENNVTLLGAIPHDVIKEYYALADVILVPSVHSAGVEEATSISALEAMGSGQPLIACAVGGLKEIVDHNVDGLLVEEKNVEELSAAMVELLDDPEKGRQLAERARAKIEAEYSHLAAAEKYEQIYLGAK, from the coding sequence ATGAAGATTTTGCTTGCGACGGTCTACCATTATCCACATACAGGCGGCTTGTCGGTTCACGTGGCAACGCTGAAAGCCGGGTTAGAGGCGCGCGGCCATGAAGTGGATATTCTTTCTTTTTCTGATATACCCGAGTTTGAACAAAAAGCGAAGGTGCGCGGACCGGGCTTTTTAATGAATAAACTATCTAAAGGAAAAGGCTTTGTGTACGGCTTGAAAGCACGGAAAAAAATGCTGCAAAAGCTGATGGAACAAGTGAAGCACAAAAATTACGACATCGTGAACGCCCAGGAAGTATATGCGACATTCGCAGCGCTCGATGCCGGTCTTCCAGTTGTATCCACAGTACACGGCTACCTAACATATGAGGCGCTCAGTGCCGGCAACATTTTAAAGGGTAGCCCGGAAGAACGCTTTTTAATGGAAGAAGAAGTAAAAGCTTACCGCAGTACGCGTGCGATCATTACGGTGGATACGCGCATTAAAGAATATGTAGAACGGGAAGCAGGCGTGACGGGTACCGCCATCCGCAACTTCATTAATGTAGACGACTTCCGCCCGGACACAGAAAACAAAGCGGCCTACCGCAAGAAGCACGGTGTATCCGACGACGCTCCTGTCTTTTTCGTGCCGCGGCGATTAACGAAGAAAAACGGCGTCATCTATCCGATTCTCTCCTTGCCGGCTGTATTGGAGAAATACCCGAACGCCCAGTTGATCTACGCGGGAACCGGTGAAGCAATGGATGAAATGAAGCGCTTGATCGCTGAAAGAAAGATTGAAAACAATGTGACATTGCTCGGAGCGATTCCGCATGATGTCATTAAAGAGTATTACGCACTGGCAGATGTTATTTTAGTGCCGAGTGTTCACTCTGCCGGCGTGGAAGAAGCCACATCGATTTCCGCCCTGGAAGCCATGGGCTCCGGCCAGCCACTTATCGCCTGTGCTGTCGGCGGCTTAAAGGAAATCGTCGATCATAACGTGGACGGCCTTCTCGTCGAGGAAAAAAATGTGGAAGAGTTATCCGCTGCTATGGTTGAGCTGCTGGATGACCCAGAAAAAGGACGACAGCTCGCTGAACGGGCCCGTGCGAAGATTGAAGCTGAATACTCGCACCTTGCAGCTGCTGAAAAATATGAACAAATTTACCTTGGAGCAAAATAA
- a CDS encoding STAS domain-containing protein, producing MELNKRMYDFLTGKAKQLTEEWYDSLDKSDPSGVYASNDPDVIAELKEQNFKFHGYLCNLLIEEESVFYKKFDDWIFEVSRSKEHLNTPIHFIIREFMRVRLLYMEFIHEFARNNEDVSDELVDQWKDKFVKAFDNVILKFTEETYMYQSKMLKAQREMINELSSPVIMLKGGTALLPLVGDIDTQRAKFILENTLKQCAKLRVSHLLIDISGVVMIDTMVAYQLFQLIEALNLIGVKSTLSGIRPEIAQTAVQLGLDFEAIHTVSTLARAINF from the coding sequence GTGGAATTAAATAAAAGAATGTATGATTTCTTAACAGGAAAGGCGAAACAACTGACAGAAGAATGGTATGATTCGCTAGATAAAAGTGATCCATCCGGTGTGTACGCTTCCAATGACCCTGATGTGATTGCTGAGTTAAAGGAACAAAATTTTAAGTTCCATGGCTATTTGTGCAATCTCCTCATTGAAGAGGAATCTGTTTTTTATAAGAAGTTTGATGACTGGATTTTTGAAGTATCCCGAAGCAAGGAACACCTCAATACACCGATTCACTTTATTATCCGCGAGTTTATGAGGGTGCGCCTTCTCTATATGGAATTTATCCATGAATTCGCCAGAAACAATGAGGATGTCAGCGATGAGCTTGTGGATCAGTGGAAGGATAAGTTCGTCAAAGCGTTTGATAACGTTATCCTCAAATTTACTGAAGAAACGTATATGTATCAATCAAAAATGCTTAAGGCTCAGCGAGAAATGATTAATGAACTTAGCTCGCCGGTCATTATGCTAAAAGGTGGAACAGCTCTGTTGCCGCTAGTCGGTGACATTGACACGCAACGAGCCAAGTTTATTTTAGAAAATACATTAAAGCAGTGTGCGAAGCTGCGAGTGAGTCACCTGCTGATTGATATCTCTGGTGTGGTCATGATCGACACGATGGTGGCTTACCAGCTGTTCCAATTGATTGAGGCCCTAAATTTGATTGGAGTCAAATCCACTCTATCTGGCATCCGTCCAGAAATTGCTCAGACAGCTGTCCAGCTGGGGCTTGATTTTGAGGCTATTCATACGGTTAGCACATTAGCACGAGCGATTAATTTTTAA
- a CDS encoding TspO/MBR family protein — MELLKVDGKVNVGKLASSVLLPVVGGSIVGFLATRNAKKEYKSLKKPSFAPPSWVFPAAWTGLYTTMGIARYRASAKVEQKERLLPYDIQLGLNFLWSFLFFKWELRGAAFAEIALLLGMITLTAYEFYQLDHTAGNLMIPYAAWVAFALSLNYSMWKMN; from the coding sequence ATGGAATTGTTAAAGGTAGACGGAAAAGTGAACGTGGGAAAACTAGCATCGAGTGTCCTATTGCCTGTGGTCGGCGGATCCATCGTCGGTTTTCTGGCGACAAGAAACGCCAAAAAAGAATATAAAAGCTTAAAAAAGCCAAGCTTTGCTCCTCCATCGTGGGTATTCCCAGCAGCCTGGACAGGGTTATACACAACGATGGGCATTGCGCGTTACCGGGCGTCAGCAAAGGTAGAACAGAAAGAGCGTCTTCTCCCCTACGATATCCAGCTCGGTCTGAACTTTCTCTGGTCGTTCTTGTTCTTTAAATGGGAACTGCGCGGAGCCGCTTTTGCAGAAATTGCACTGCTCCTCGGGATGATCACGTTAACCGCCTATGAGTTTTACCAATTGGACCACACTGCCGGAAATTTAATGATCCCTTATGCCGCCTGGGTCGCATTTGCCCTCAGCTTAAATTATTCTATGTGGAAAATGAACTAA
- the murJ gene encoding murein biosynthesis integral membrane protein MurJ codes for MSLKKTALWLGLLALVVKLSGFLRESIIAREFGASHYTDGYLLAFSFITLVIAMISGGFNNVFLPMYVKNRKDEPEKTERNANAIMNLTVLLFLVISVVGWLLAPYLVPVIYGKMPPATAEIAISVTRFFFLFMSAIALNGILDSYLQGRRIFVPSQISKLSATLMGAIFALLFSDQWGINSLAYGFIFGTVLGILIQLFFLWKKGWRWHPALKVEEQFQRAFLVLLVPSLLNSVVGQINMFVNKSFAVSTIPGAATYLNNASLITSIPHTIYGTTIAVIIFTLLSEQVDEQKKFQNTFFMGMQVSLLTLAPIAAGLFLVGQEAISFIFERGKFTAQDSYNTYLALVYYLPTIVTQGLQYIVSKSMYARGKTKVVFRISVTTIALNALLNWLFVGPFGYPGLALTGSFVSIYYLVVSTIFVYKDFEKNEAARLLGLVVRVLIVTAFMVIPLYVLKIFTPISQLYSLWQLAIIVPLGALLYIVGLFLFYKEGFNQLLNLLKRKTRAQGR; via the coding sequence GTGTCGTTGAAAAAGACGGCTCTCTGGCTTGGTTTGCTTGCGCTTGTTGTCAAGCTTTCCGGCTTTTTGAGAGAGAGTATTATTGCAAGGGAGTTTGGAGCCAGTCATTATACAGATGGATACTTGCTGGCATTTTCATTTATCACGCTTGTGATTGCTATGATTTCCGGCGGATTTAATAATGTGTTTTTGCCTATGTATGTCAAAAACCGGAAGGACGAGCCCGAGAAAACAGAACGAAACGCAAACGCGATCATGAACTTGACCGTTCTGCTCTTCCTTGTCATTTCTGTTGTCGGGTGGCTGCTGGCCCCTTACCTTGTGCCGGTCATCTATGGCAAAATGCCGCCGGCTACAGCTGAAATTGCCATTTCAGTTACCCGTTTCTTCTTCCTGTTTATGAGTGCGATCGCGCTCAACGGAATTCTCGATTCTTATTTGCAAGGACGGCGGATTTTTGTGCCTTCCCAAATCTCCAAGCTGTCCGCTACACTGATGGGTGCCATCTTTGCTTTGCTCTTTTCCGATCAGTGGGGCATTAACAGCCTGGCATACGGATTTATTTTCGGTACAGTTCTCGGTATTCTCATTCAGCTCTTCTTCCTTTGGAAAAAAGGCTGGCGCTGGCATCCTGCATTGAAAGTCGAGGAGCAATTTCAGCGGGCTTTTCTCGTATTGCTCGTTCCTTCTTTGCTTAATTCAGTAGTTGGCCAGATTAATATGTTTGTCAATAAATCGTTTGCTGTTAGTACCATTCCTGGGGCAGCCACTTATTTAAATAACGCGTCCCTGATTACGAGTATTCCGCACACGATTTATGGAACAACGATTGCGGTTATTATTTTTACCTTATTGTCTGAACAAGTCGATGAGCAGAAAAAATTCCAAAATACCTTTTTTATGGGCATGCAAGTTTCCCTGCTCACTTTAGCCCCTATCGCAGCCGGGTTGTTTTTAGTCGGACAGGAAGCCATTTCTTTCATCTTTGAGCGAGGAAAGTTTACCGCTCAGGATTCGTATAACACGTATCTCGCTCTCGTGTACTACTTGCCGACCATTGTTACTCAAGGACTTCAGTACATTGTGTCGAAATCAATGTATGCACGCGGGAAGACAAAAGTGGTTTTCCGGATTAGTGTAACGACCATCGCTTTGAACGCGCTTTTAAACTGGCTGTTCGTCGGTCCTTTCGGCTATCCTGGACTGGCGCTGACAGGATCGTTTGTATCGATTTATTATTTAGTTGTCAGTACGATATTCGTATACAAAGACTTTGAGAAAAATGAAGCAGCACGGCTGCTCGGTCTCGTTGTTCGCGTGCTGATTGTGACAGCCTTCATGGTCATTCCGCTATATGTATTAAAAATATTTACGCCGATTTCCCAATTGTATTCACTCTGGCAGCTCGCTATTATCGTTCCGCTCGGCGCGCTACTTTATATAGTCGGTCTCTTCCTCTTCTATAAGGAAGGATTTAATCAATTACTGAACCTTCTCAAGCGAAAAACACGTGCACAAGGCAGGTGA
- a CDS encoding S-layer homology domain-containing protein, with protein sequence MKKKKAIALAISLSLLFPAIAPLNPQAAMKDEIQAMIDQGIMQGYQDGDFRPHQSVTRAEFATFLTRALDLPSGPSVFKDVSPSLKLSAGINAAAAAKIVNGGSDGRFHPDDLITRKDMALMISNALDYLKMDVKYTAAPFTDIKDLSSAHKVAIGKNYVLNIIRGYSATTFNPMENARRDHAAAFIYRLLEAKKTSGSTEPDPSPEPTPPPVPTPDPPKEEPTPSPTGAYQVATIDASGKLTYASGSYSTFAAAKQVMEQRGQELVLKNKKIIYMPTNGGMVFAGNSGATVNLYSEPGFVTARSYAVKGAELKYITSTDSYVKASLGGRDYYMKHSDSTLVPFEGAPGRSYYRVSNGELQHFMYQPASKSYVSYVAGKAPSFLNANQKYYSWDNATFYNDQGRVAGTAYQYFQFLSARTTTNYTAAQLDSYIKKALAERQATGLAKYKDATKKSKLIGLGATLKKVEAEKRINALLVLAMAIHESDYGMSRHAQVNNNLFGIAVYDSKPEEGKSFPSPVASVNHLADGYLNDRYVVPNPVGAWKQSVSNGAAAGNKGVGINVKYASDIAWGGKVAGHMYRIDQALGKKDFGKYQIGLTNVEGLNVRSTPNGAIQFKYREAGMPVVMIGAPASGWQKIISDELRYKEAYVFSQYVTPLPIAK encoded by the coding sequence TTGAAAAAGAAAAAAGCGATTGCTTTAGCTATATCATTAAGTTTATTATTCCCGGCTATCGCGCCTTTAAACCCGCAAGCGGCCATGAAGGATGAAATACAAGCAATGATTGACCAGGGAATTATGCAAGGTTATCAGGACGGGGATTTTAGACCGCATCAAAGCGTAACAAGGGCAGAGTTTGCGACATTTTTAACGAGAGCACTTGACTTGCCTTCAGGTCCATCGGTCTTTAAAGACGTATCGCCTTCATTAAAGCTTTCCGCTGGCATTAATGCGGCCGCCGCTGCGAAAATTGTCAACGGCGGATCAGATGGACGGTTCCATCCAGACGATTTAATTACAAGAAAAGACATGGCTTTAATGATCAGCAATGCGTTGGACTATTTAAAAATGGATGTGAAATACACGGCGGCCCCTTTTACCGATATTAAGGATTTAAGCTCCGCCCATAAAGTAGCAATTGGCAAAAACTATGTGTTGAATATTATTCGCGGTTATTCCGCGACCACGTTTAATCCTATGGAAAACGCGAGACGTGATCATGCGGCCGCCTTTATTTACCGCCTGTTAGAAGCAAAGAAAACATCGGGCAGCACGGAGCCGGATCCTTCACCGGAACCAACGCCACCGCCTGTTCCAACGCCTGACCCTCCGAAAGAAGAGCCAACACCATCACCAACGGGAGCTTATCAGGTGGCGACCATTGATGCGAGCGGCAAGCTGACCTATGCTTCCGGTTCGTACAGCACCTTCGCTGCGGCTAAACAAGTGATGGAGCAACGGGGACAAGAGTTGGTCTTGAAGAATAAAAAAATCATCTATATGCCGACAAATGGCGGCATGGTGTTTGCTGGCAACAGCGGTGCAACCGTTAACCTGTACAGTGAACCAGGTTTCGTTACAGCTCGGTCTTATGCTGTCAAAGGAGCCGAACTAAAATATATTACTTCAACCGACAGCTATGTAAAAGCGTCGCTCGGAGGCAGAGACTATTACATGAAGCACAGCGATAGCACGCTTGTTCCTTTTGAAGGAGCACCGGGCCGCAGTTATTATCGGGTGAGCAATGGAGAATTGCAGCATTTCATGTATCAGCCTGCATCGAAAAGCTATGTATCTTATGTGGCTGGAAAAGCACCGAGCTTCCTGAATGCTAATCAGAAATACTATAGCTGGGATAACGCCACTTTCTATAATGATCAAGGACGGGTAGCCGGTACGGCTTATCAATATTTCCAATTTTTATCCGCCCGCACAACAACAAATTATACAGCTGCACAGCTTGATAGCTATATCAAAAAAGCTCTAGCAGAAAGACAAGCGACAGGGCTTGCCAAATATAAGGACGCAACGAAAAAGAGCAAATTAATCGGCCTTGGCGCTACGCTTAAGAAGGTAGAAGCCGAAAAACGTATCAATGCCTTGTTAGTCTTGGCGATGGCCATTCATGAAAGTGATTACGGCATGAGCCGACATGCACAAGTAAATAATAACTTGTTCGGCATTGCCGTCTATGACAGCAAGCCAGAAGAAGGAAAGTCGTTCCCATCTCCGGTAGCCAGTGTTAACCATTTAGCCGATGGCTATCTGAATGACCGCTATGTTGTGCCGAACCCTGTGGGAGCTTGGAAACAAAGTGTTTCCAACGGTGCGGCCGCCGGGAATAAAGGTGTCGGTATTAATGTGAAATATGCATCTGATATTGCATGGGGCGGAAAAGTTGCCGGCCACATGTATCGTATCGACCAAGCCTTAGGGAAAAAAGACTTCGGAAAATACCAAATTGGCTTAACGAATGTCGAAGGATTAAACGTTCGTTCTACTCCGAACGGTGCGATCCAATTCAAGTATAGAGAAGCTGGTATGCCGGTCGTTATGATCGGTGCTCCTGCTTCTGGATGGCAAAAGATCATTTCTGACGAATTGCGATATAAAGAGGCTTATGTGTTCTCTCAATACGTGACGCCGCTGCCAATTGCCAAATAA
- a CDS encoding S-layer homology domain-containing protein — MVLNATSSKGIALVSLNDNYWGPKYAGSKRVVEYFDGFKDVPKTALTYDAITTLTDQNIIQGFDDYTFRPDEPVTRGQAAAIINRVLKGKPEIMSHFKDVPKSNRFAVDIAAIREAGIINGYPDKTFRPEAYMSRTEMAVIVQKAFELKLGNAAAASNPYAEIKSGYWAYEPIVTMSVIDKTGIFKTEKYYGDHRATREAFSAAIYNAMNAK, encoded by the coding sequence ATGGTATTAAATGCAACCTCTAGTAAAGGAATTGCTTTAGTTTCTTTAAATGATAACTATTGGGGTCCAAAATATGCGGGCTCAAAACGTGTTGTTGAGTATTTTGACGGTTTCAAGGATGTACCAAAAACAGCTCTTACGTACGATGCCATTACAACGTTGACAGATCAAAATATCATCCAAGGATTTGATGATTATACATTCAGACCAGATGAGCCGGTTACACGCGGACAAGCCGCAGCCATTATCAACCGTGTATTGAAGGGCAAGCCGGAAATTATGAGCCATTTCAAAGATGTACCGAAATCTAACCGCTTTGCAGTAGACATTGCCGCTATTCGTGAAGCTGGCATCATCAATGGTTACCCTGATAAAACATTCCGTCCAGAAGCTTACATGAGCCGGACAGAGATGGCCGTTATTGTCCAAAAAGCTTTTGAATTAAAGCTTGGCAATGCAGCTGCTGCCTCTAATCCATACGCTGAAATTAAAAGCGGTTACTGGGCATATGAACCAATTGTGACAATGAGCGTGATCGATAAAACAGGTATCTTTAAAACTGAAAAATACTATGGCGATCACCGTGCAACTCGTGAGGCATTCTCAGCTGCTATCTATAATGCGATGAATGCAAAATAA
- a CDS encoding C40 family peptidase, whose protein sequence is MGKFKKIVASGLASFMLMTTAPVAIPALSHTEAQAATSIGASLVEYGKKFMGVPYVFGGTTPRGFDCSGFTQYVYKHSAGISIPRTTDQQYKIGTAVSKSELVPGDLVFFKILTERGFPTLVFMQETIWY, encoded by the coding sequence GTGGGTAAATTTAAAAAAATCGTAGCAAGTGGATTAGCTTCGTTTATGTTAATGACAACCGCACCAGTCGCCATACCAGCACTTTCACATACAGAAGCACAAGCAGCAACGTCAATTGGAGCATCATTAGTAGAGTACGGAAAGAAATTCATGGGTGTCCCTTATGTATTTGGTGGAACAACGCCAAGAGGATTTGATTGTTCCGGCTTCACTCAATATGTATATAAGCACTCAGCTGGCATTTCTATTCCAAGAACAACAGATCAACAATATAAAATCGGTACAGCTGTTTCAAAGAGCGAGTTAGTACCTGGAGATCTAGTTTTCTTCAAAATACTTACAGAGCGGGGATTTCCCACGTTGGTATTTATGCAGGAAACAATATGGTATTAA